In Aliarcobacter faecis, the genomic stretch AGTTATTTAAAGAGTATATAGTCTAACAAAGCTTAGCAGTGAACACAGCGTGTCACTGAAGTCAACCGTTAAGTTACTAAACCTCTAGGTTATGAAACATATAACATATTAATGCATTTTCCATGTTCCAAAAAGTGTTCAAAAAATAAAAAATGCAAAATTCCATAAACCATAATGGATTATGGAATAGATAGAAAATTATGACTATGAACCAATTTCTAATGATTCAATGAATGCAAAACTTAGTTATTGGTTTAAATTTTATATGTATATGAAAAAAGTGGGAGAATTTCATGAATTAAAAATATCCATAATAAAAGTTAGAAAGAAGAATTATAGCTCAAGATTATTAGCCCACTTAAATTATAGAGAAAATCAAGATAATAAATTTATTGATGTATGGTTGTTAAAAGTTAAACCTAGTCCAATACAATTTTCATATCATGCAATTAGTAAATTAGAATATATTCATTTAGAAGAAAGATTAAAATCTATAGATATAGTTTATGCACTTATTGCTTATTTAATGGTTGAAACAGGATTACGAGCGGCAGTAGAATTAGAAGTTAAAGAAGTAGATTTTAAAAATTTATTTAAATATCTAAATAGTGGGAAAAAAAAAGATGATGTAATTAAATTAGAGTATATTTCAAAAGGTGGGAATTTGGATTTTTGCGATATACCATTAAGAGCTATAGAAAGAATCCAAAAAGAATATTTGTCTAGAGAATTTGTAAAAAGAACAAAACTGTATACAGATAGATGTTTTAGATTAGGTAAAAAATATAATGAAAAAAATATTTGGTTTACAGATAGAGGAAAAGAAGTAAATTATATAGATTTAAGAGTAGCCTTTAAAAAAGCATCTGAAGAAATGGGCAGATATAAAAATAAAATTACAGCACATTGGATGAGACATACATTTGCAACATGGACACTAATAGATTATTCTGATAAAAATAAGATACCATTGAATAGTACAGGTGTTTCTATAGATATAAGATTAAAAAATATTTTAATGAGAAAACTTGGTCATGCTTCCGAAAGTTCAACAATGAAATATATAATAACAGCAATTGAATTATCAAATACAGGAACTCATAATGGAACAATAATTCCATTAAAAAGTTTTTTAGAATCTAAAATAGTACAAAATATCACGAGAGAAAAAGCAATAGAAGAATTTGATGAAGAATTATTTGATGTAGTTAAATATGCAATATCTAAAGGAATAGTAGTTGATGATAGTTATGTGTAATTCAATAAGTATATTGACTTTTTATAAAATAATGAAGTTATTAATAAACCATTAGAAAATATTATTGTACCAATTTAACAGAGTGAACTAAGTTAAAAATGGTTTTTTATTATACTTTTATTAATGAAAATTTATTATACTTTTTTAATTTATAAAAGTATTGCTTATTAGCTAATTTTTAGGCTCTATAGCTGATTATACTTTTTTATTTTTTTATAAACCAACAATGGACCTTGCAAGTGCTTCAAATGGTAATGTAGTATCAGCTGTTATTGGATTGACTGTTGCTGGAGTATTTTCTTTATTATCGGATAAACCTAAAAAACAAGAAGTTTCTGGATCGTTTGTATCTTTAAGAGTTATAGACAAAGTTAAAAAGACGGATAATGTAAAAATATATGATACTTTTTTTGATAATGTCAAAGCTGATACAAAAAAGGACTTATTGAGAAAAATAAATGAAACTATTAATATTGACCCTGATAGTAAAGAATACAATATTAATTGATATAACAACTTTCGATTATATAAAGAAATTTTTAATTATTTTTACTACTTTTAATGCAAGTTTATAACTAGCACAAAAATGATTTTATGTGCTTCAATTTAAAAGACCAACAATAAAAAGATTGTTTTTAGTAAAACTTTTTAGTATAATTATTTTAATAAGTGGGATTCAAGGAGTACTTGAAATCTCAAGAAGGAGAAAAAGTGGATAATGTAACTCGAGGATTAATTGCTCTTGGAAGCTTTGCTTTTTTATCAATGTTATTTCCATTGATGATAGGAATAATTTTAAAAGAACCAAAGAAAAAACACAAAAAATCTTGCTAAAGTCTTAGCGGACTAATCTATAAATAATTTGTTGTTTAAATTAGTTTCCAGTTAATTCTGGAGAGTTTTTTAATTTGCTAAAAATTAAATTAAAAAATATATGAAACCAAATATAAATTAAGTAACATAAACTAGATAGTGATATAATCAAAATAACAGTTATTGTATTGATAGGAATATTGCTACGTGTAGGTAAATATTTTTATGAATAAGATTTAAAAACTAAAATATAAAATATCAAATAGTTAATTTTTAAAAACTATTATATTATTTTAAAAAAGGAAAAGACATATGACAACAACAATAGTAAGTGGAATATTTTTATTTCTTCCAATTGTTTTAGGAATTGTAGGAGTTGCAATTTTTTCAGCGAAAAAAAATGTTGAGAGTAAAAATAATTGAGTAAGTTTTATATTTTTATTTCATAGTAACTAATCTAATAAATCAATATTTTAATAAAAAAATAGTTCTATATTTTTTAAAAAATGAAAAATAAATGTTTAGCATTACAGAATATTCAATTGCAATTGCAATTAAATTAAATGAAGTAAATAAAATCTTATACTCTTATTATATAAAAAATAATGTTGTAGATGAAAATAGTAAAGAGATTTTAATGCAGTCTAATAATTTAATTTATGAAAAAATCAAATCACGTTTTAAAATAAATCCAGAAGATTTTGGTTTAAATGTTAATCATTACACAAATGAAAAAAATGAATATTTAGAGTCACTTGAGATTGCAAATATTATAAAAGAAAGATCACTTAATAAAAATGAATCTACAAAAATGATTACTCAAGATGAGATATTCTATTACTTGGAAAATAAAATACAATCATCAAAAATATAACTGCTATTTTTTTAAATAAAATCTATTTTCAAATTCAAAATCTATAAAAATTTTAAGAAAAATTATTGAGATAAGTGAAGTTAATCAAGATAAAATTACAAAAATACTTGCTGCTAAAAAGAAAAAGTTAAAAACAAAAGAGATAAAGATAAATGAATTACAAAATGAAAAAATGAAAATACTTTGAAGTATTTTCATAATCTTTAGTCAAGATAAAATTACAAAAGATGAATTAGAAAAGCAGGTATGATTGAAAGTGATTTAAATATGCTACAAGACAAAAATAAAGAAAAAGAATACCTAACTAAGAGTAACATACAAATGACATTTTAGAGCAAAACAAAGACTCAAATCAATAGATTTTAATAATAAGTGAGAAGTACCCCTTTTTATTTATTGTCATTAAGAAAATAATATTCACACTTCAAGAAATTTTACTTAAAAATATGGCTCTATATAATACACTAATATAGCCGAATTTTTTACAGAAAATATCCATAAAAATATCATTAAATATTTTAAGCCTTATATAAGTTTAAATTAAAGAAATATTGATTTTATCGTACTTTATTAAAATTGAAATATAAATAAAATAATTTTTAACTATCTAGCCGAATTTTACACAAGCGATTTTTGTTCAAAAATATGGCTCTACTAGTACATTAATATAGCCGAATTTTTTACGGACATTTTTTGCATAAAAAAACATAGCATTTTAGAGGTTTTTTACAAAAAGTGAAAAAATAGTACAAATGGTTTAAGTTTTTAAATGTTAAAAAAATCATAAAAAAAATTAAAATAATAAGGTCAAAATGAATGATTTTTCTATGCTTGACGAGATTGAAAAATATCTTCTTGAAATCTTTGGTGATAAGATAAATGCACTTGAAAACAAACAAAGATTTTACGAAAAGGTTTTAAAAAAAAGTGATCAGCTTGAAGGGGGAAGAAAAAATATTTTTTCAAATAAAAATGTTTTTAAAAAAGATGTTTGATTTTAAAAATATAATTGATAATGAATTATATAAAAAAGAGTTTATGGAATTTTCAAAAAGATATTCAATAACAAGAATAGAGTTTGAAAATATTTTTGAAAGTGCAAAAATAGAAAATGAAAAAGAGTATTATCATTCACCTGCTATTAAAAAAATTGTTCTAGAAATAAAAGGAAAATTGCCAACAATAAGTGCAAGAGTTTACAACATACACTTAGGATTTTTTACAAAGGCAAACACAGAAGAACTTTCTCTTAAAGAGTATAGTTCATTAACTGGTGAAGACTATGGTACTTTGAAAATTATTTTAAAAAATGCTCAAAAGCTTATAGCTAAAAAATTTCAAAGAAGAGTATCAAAATGATAGATTTAATTTTTAAAGTTTTACTTCTTGTTGTAATTTTTGCTGTCCTTGTTGTTTTTATTTTAATAAAAGAAATAAAAAGAAGAAGAGAAGAAATTATAGAAAAAATAAAAGTATATATTCCTTTTGCAATCAGACCAAACCCAATTAGCTTTATTATCTAATGTTTCACAAAATGCCAATTCAAAAAAGGTTATGCTACTAATAGGAATGTTTTTATGACATAGACTAATAGCCATAATTTATAAAGCTTTTGATTGATTAATACTTTTAGTATGCTTATATTTTATCAATTACATACTTTTTAGCTATATAAAGTTAACTAATTGATATAATT encodes the following:
- a CDS encoding site-specific integrase, with the translated sequence MNAKLSYWFKFYMYMKKVGEFHELKISIIKVRKKNYSSRLLAHLNYRENQDNKFIDVWLLKVKPSPIQFSYHAISKLEYIHLEERLKSIDIVYALIAYLMVETGLRAAVELEVKEVDFKNLFKYLNSGKKKDDVIKLEYISKGGNLDFCDIPLRAIERIQKEYLSREFVKRTKLYTDRCFRLGKKYNEKNIWFTDRGKEVNYIDLRVAFKKASEEMGRYKNKITAHWMRHTFATWTLIDYSDKNKIPLNSTGVSIDIRLKNILMRKLGHASESSTMKYIITAIELSNTGTHNGTIIPLKSFLESKIVQNITREKAIEEFDEELFDVVKYAISKGIVVDDSYV